A DNA window from Bacillus sp. SM2101 contains the following coding sequences:
- a CDS encoding carboxymuconolactone decarboxylase family protein, with protein MEFEARNSTEASLHHYKAGLGLFTEKMPELAKKYHSFTEECFKEGSLSQKEKQLIALGISLYAQDEYCIIYHIKGCLDQGCTEQEILEACGVTTAFGGGASMSQAVTLVQECMQELNQLEH; from the coding sequence ATGGAGTTTGAAGCTAGAAATTCAACGGAAGCATCTCTTCATCATTATAAGGCTGGACTCGGTTTATTTACTGAAAAGATGCCCGAGCTAGCTAAAAAGTATCATTCTTTTACTGAAGAATGCTTTAAGGAAGGTAGCTTATCACAGAAGGAAAAGCAATTGATTGCATTAGGTATTAGTTTATATGCTCAAGATGAATATTGTATTATTTACCATATAAAAGGGTGTTTGGATCAAGGATGCACTGAACAAGAAATACTAGAAGCTTGTGGAGTGACTACAGCATTTGGAGGCGGAGCTTCAATGAGTCAGGCAGTCACCCTTGTCCAAGAGTGTATGCAAGAGTTAAATCAATTGGAACATTAA
- a CDS encoding CpsD/CapB family tyrosine-protein kinase: MRTEKGKAKSRLRGRIAYLKPKTIVSEQYRSLRTNIQFSMNAHAKQSIVVTSSIPNEGKSTTITNLSISFAQQGKRILIVDADLRKPTLHNIFRISQENGLTNFLAGFYSSIDDVISNTEIDHLSIVPCGPIPNNPAELLSSKRMNDFLEEALQKFDLVLLDTPPVLAVTDAQIVSNLCGGVLLVVKSGKTDKKQVKKAKELLEQTNANILGAVLNKKVAGKNKYFNYIR; this comes from the coding sequence TTGAGAACTGAAAAAGGCAAAGCTAAAAGTAGATTACGAGGTAGGATCGCTTATTTGAAGCCAAAAACAATAGTATCGGAACAGTATCGATCCCTACGGACAAACATCCAATTTAGTATGAATGCTCATGCCAAGCAATCAATTGTTGTTACTTCTTCGATTCCTAATGAAGGCAAGTCTACTACGATTACTAACTTATCAATCTCATTTGCACAACAAGGAAAACGTATATTAATTGTTGATGCTGATCTTCGAAAACCAACTTTACACAATATATTTAGAATATCTCAAGAAAATGGACTAACAAATTTTTTAGCAGGGTTTTATTCTTCGATTGATGATGTCATTTCTAATACTGAAATAGATCATTTATCCATCGTTCCGTGTGGCCCAATCCCAAATAACCCTGCTGAACTACTTAGTTCAAAACGTATGAATGACTTTTTGGAAGAAGCGCTCCAGAAATTTGATCTGGTTTTGTTAGATACTCCTCCTGTTTTAGCAGTAACCGATGCACAAATTGTTTCCAATTTATGTGGTGGTGTTCTTCTTGTAGTGAAAAGCGGAAAAACAGATAAAAAACAGGTAAAAAAAGCTAAAGAATTACTGGAGCAAACGAATGCGAATATTTTAGGAGCAGTACTAAATAAAAAGGTAGCAGGTAAAAATAAATATTTTAATTATATTAGATAG
- a CDS encoding Wzz/FepE/Etk N-terminal domain-containing protein: MEAEIDFKQILYIVIKKIWIVIIMMIVAIVISGLISFYVLTPTYKSSAQILVSPTNSQVQPFSSNDIRLSLELINTYSEIIKSPFILEQVVEELELSYSPSSLNKLITIQTESQSQVFSIEVTNEDNELAAQITNTIVQVFKENIYELMNVNNVTILAEAKASSNPIKPNPNLIIALSVVASILVSLVLIFLIEFFDNSVKSEQDIDDLSMNILGTVNKIKKIKVKKDSTNIEVQLERGVNNLEN, from the coding sequence ATGGAAGCAGAAATCGATTTTAAACAAATACTTTATATCGTTATTAAAAAAATATGGATTGTAATCATCATGATGATAGTAGCCATTGTTATTAGTGGATTAATCAGTTTTTATGTTCTAACTCCTACCTACAAATCATCTGCACAAATACTAGTTTCACCGACTAATTCTCAAGTACAGCCATTCAGTTCTAATGACATTCGACTCAGCTTAGAGTTAATAAATACTTATAGCGAAATTATAAAAAGTCCGTTTATTTTAGAACAAGTAGTGGAGGAACTAGAGTTAAGCTACTCTCCTTCAAGTTTAAATAAGCTAATAACGATACAAACGGAAAGTCAATCACAAGTCTTTTCGATTGAAGTGACTAATGAGGATAATGAATTAGCCGCACAAATTACGAATACTATTGTACAAGTTTTCAAAGAAAATATTTATGAGCTAATGAATGTAAACAATGTGACAATCTTAGCTGAAGCTAAGGCTTCGAGCAATCCTATCAAACCAAACCCAAACCTAATCATTGCTCTCTCTGTTGTAGCTTCTATTTTAGTTTCATTAGTACTCATTTTTTTAATAGAGTTTTTCGATAATTCTGTGAAATCAGAACAAGATATTGATGATTTAAGCATGAATATACTAGGTACTGTGAATAAAATAAAAAAGATAAAAGTCAAAAAAGATTCGACAAACATAGAGGTTCAACTAGAGAGGGGAGTGAATAACCTTGAGAACTGA
- a CDS encoding flippase yields the protein MRVFQFKLGSKISHYTKNKDYWELIKGSGVTFILRLLSFILLYVLNFLIAKVYGAEALGIYTLSFTLLTICLTLVLLGTDTAIIRLITEYRSQYSMKHANTIFTKVMKLLLPLSVLFSALLFILAEPIAILVFQEQLLIQPFRIVSIVLPFMVMTRMYSKAFRAVKSITKSIYFEIIGIRFGNLLLLVFFLLILNKNFMHIIYALSIAVTITAFMSMYSWHNYIQKDVGDQKLLFNQIETKSLKEILHISIPMYLTSAMSLILNWTDVVMLGVFQSTSAVGVYSIVLKLSLLISFSLSSINMIILPKFSELYWEGRKHDLIKIFRFSSRLIVWTSIPLLFIIILFAPALLGIFGDVYVEGVIPLIILCIGQCINACAGSVMQLLNMTGNEKLARNAIVISAVTNVLGNLILIPFFGMIGAAVATSLSIIVREVMASIYAYKIFSFRTWYIPFVK from the coding sequence ATGAGAGTATTTCAATTCAAGCTTGGGTCAAAGATCAGTCACTATACAAAAAACAAGGATTATTGGGAATTAATAAAGGGTTCTGGTGTGACATTTATATTACGCCTTTTGTCATTTATTCTGTTATATGTATTAAACTTTTTGATTGCAAAAGTTTATGGAGCTGAAGCATTAGGCATATATACGTTGTCATTTACGTTATTAACGATCTGCCTTACGCTCGTTTTACTTGGTACAGACACAGCAATCATTAGATTAATTACAGAATATCGTAGTCAATATTCTATGAAGCATGCAAACACCATTTTTACAAAGGTTATGAAATTACTATTACCACTCTCTGTTTTATTTAGTGCTTTACTTTTTATCTTAGCTGAGCCAATTGCTATCCTAGTATTTCAAGAACAACTGCTTATACAACCATTTAGAATAGTGTCTATCGTCTTACCCTTTATGGTTATGACAAGAATGTACTCAAAAGCATTTAGAGCGGTCAAATCTATTACAAAATCTATATATTTTGAAATTATTGGAATTCGTTTTGGGAACCTACTTTTACTAGTTTTTTTCCTGCTTATATTGAATAAAAACTTCATGCATATCATATATGCTCTTTCAATCGCTGTTACGATCACCGCATTTATGAGTATGTATTCTTGGCATAATTACATTCAAAAAGATGTAGGAGACCAAAAACTGTTATTTAATCAAATAGAAACGAAAAGTTTAAAGGAAATACTTCATATTTCAATTCCAATGTATTTAACGTCGGCTATGTCGCTTATCTTAAATTGGACAGATGTCGTTATGCTTGGTGTTTTTCAAAGTACTAGCGCTGTAGGAGTTTATAGTATTGTTCTTAAACTATCACTGTTAATTAGTTTTTCACTATCTTCTATTAATATGATTATTTTGCCTAAATTTTCTGAGCTGTACTGGGAAGGGCGAAAGCATGATTTAATAAAGATCTTCCGTTTTTCATCTAGACTCATCGTTTGGACGTCTATTCCACTGTTATTTATCATTATTCTTTTCGCGCCCGCTCTTTTGGGGATTTTTGGAGATGTCTATGTCGAAGGGGTAATCCCTCTTATCATTTTATGTATTGGTCAGTGTATTAATGCATGTGCTGGTAGTGTAATGCAACTGCTGAATATGACAGGGAATGAAAAATTAGCTAGGAATGCAATTGTCATTTCTGCAGTTACGAATGTGCTGGGCAACTTAATTTTAATACCTTTCTTTGGGATGATCGGTGCAGCTGTTGCAACATCATTAAGCATCATTGTTCGGGAAGTTATGGCTTCCATTTATGCTTATAAAATATTTAGCTTTCGTACATGGTACATTCCATTCGTAAAATAA
- a CDS encoding right-handed parallel beta-helix repeat-containing protein has protein sequence MNVVNILDYGADPTGNSDSTGAIQSAFDAAVSGDVKTVYIPIGNYSIYDSLLVEGSINIVGDGKEYSKLIWKETSNTGNEDLIYLSNGSRTDNFTWSDFRVQNAPRDGIHIVDVHQWVIQNIIADQCGRHGFYHEKSWKGIFIACMSNQNGQNGFHAGSESQTTNVLNCWALSNGNCGVVAAVESFVHGCTLESNEYCGIYVGSAGVNVAGNYFEGKGNYSNPTAGNVYHVLVEDTNGVHISGQDALKNIDIGLMIRSSRNIQLSGLTGRQAGGALGSYGWDKYGNVGVWITEDCEDIVVGAIESVPMVIEDLSKVYFLRDRKPDQDVLDGYGFFNEEGSYPGIAENWIPDIDKGVGEAELLPSNTEAIGEYVQEITMTSTYQGINSTATFKPNTTYTIGIFLKNEIRVFIQDPDNNRIADQDIYPSPYMRFLAFQFTTGGNPTGSIRIRSREGSGTFWIGGVKVVEGAFDMSSFPMPSEHDLGEDAYVLKSPNGSRYKISVDNNGQLIISSL, from the coding sequence ATGAATGTGGTTAACATATTAGATTATGGTGCTGACCCTACTGGAAACAGCGATTCAACTGGCGCAATACAGTCTGCTTTTGACGCTGCTGTCAGTGGAGATGTTAAAACTGTATATATTCCTATTGGAAATTATTCCATCTATGATTCGTTACTAGTTGAGGGCTCAATCAATATAGTCGGTGATGGAAAAGAATATTCAAAATTAATTTGGAAGGAAACATCAAACACGGGTAATGAGGATTTAATATATTTATCTAATGGATCAAGAACTGACAACTTTACGTGGTCTGATTTTCGAGTTCAAAATGCACCAAGAGACGGTATCCATATCGTAGACGTACATCAATGGGTGATTCAAAATATTATTGCTGATCAATGTGGGAGACATGGTTTTTATCATGAAAAATCATGGAAGGGAATCTTCATTGCATGTATGTCAAATCAAAATGGTCAAAACGGATTTCATGCGGGCTCTGAATCTCAAACTACCAATGTGTTGAACTGTTGGGCACTCTCCAATGGAAACTGTGGTGTAGTAGCAGCTGTTGAATCCTTTGTACATGGTTGTACACTCGAATCTAATGAATATTGTGGTATCTATGTTGGCAGTGCAGGGGTAAATGTTGCTGGAAATTATTTTGAAGGAAAAGGTAATTATAGTAACCCTACAGCAGGAAATGTTTATCATGTTTTAGTTGAAGATACGAATGGGGTTCATATTAGCGGTCAAGATGCACTGAAAAATATAGATATTGGACTGATGATTAGAAGCTCAAGAAACATACAGCTTAGTGGATTAACTGGAAGGCAAGCAGGTGGAGCATTAGGGTCATATGGTTGGGATAAATACGGAAACGTTGGGGTATGGATTACCGAAGACTGTGAGGATATTGTTGTTGGTGCTATTGAGTCAGTACCTATGGTCATTGAGGATCTATCTAAAGTTTATTTTCTTAGAGACCGTAAACCTGATCAAGATGTACTTGATGGATATGGTTTTTTCAATGAGGAAGGAAGTTATCCAGGCATCGCTGAAAATTGGATTCCCGATATCGATAAAGGAGTCGGTGAAGCAGAATTATTACCTTCGAATACCGAAGCAATAGGAGAATATGTCCAGGAAATCACCATGACCTCAACCTATCAGGGAATTAATAGCACCGCTACGTTTAAACCAAATACTACCTATACAATAGGTATATTTTTAAAAAATGAAATTAGGGTATTTATTCAAGATCCAGATAACAACAGAATAGCAGATCAAGATATTTATCCTAGTCCTTATATGAGGTTTTTAGCTTTTCAATTTACGACCGGAGGTAATCCAACAGGTTCAATACGCATCAGATCAAGAGAAGGTTCTGGGACCTTTTGGATTGGAGGTGTAAAAGTAGTTGAGGGTGCATTCGATATGAGCTCATTTCCAATGCCGAGCGAACATGATTTAGGAGAGGATGCTTACGTCCTTAAATCACCTAACGGAAGTAGATACAAAATAAGTGTTGATAATAACGGTCAATTAATTATTAGCAGTTTATAA
- a CDS encoding AAA family ATPase has product MGSHIKNFHNHKDMMIEFIGIPGVGKTTLSHMLAKSLSVKGFHVNEPTYKINSKKELFKKITKLLYIVKILLTAPKICIYAIHIILKTHQKSYNDFIKTVSNLLYVIAIIKANSTKKGIHILDQGFVQALWSIEYSAHQLIKPLDLKQLIEMVHSKPLLIIDLHVKHTEVLKRLHQRKTNYSRLEKYFLEALPNHIKISNEILNQLKHDISMTNIDEKKLKILSLSNDSNEQLDINTIVIDQYIQEQCLNSFRSYGKL; this is encoded by the coding sequence ATGGGGTCACATATAAAAAACTTTCATAACCATAAAGACATGATGATAGAATTTATAGGTATTCCAGGTGTCGGAAAAACAACACTATCACATATGTTGGCTAAATCATTATCAGTTAAAGGCTTTCATGTTAATGAGCCAACTTATAAAATAAATTCGAAGAAAGAATTATTTAAAAAAATAACTAAGTTATTATATATTGTGAAAATATTATTGACAGCTCCAAAAATATGCATCTATGCTATTCATATTATTCTTAAAACACACCAAAAAAGTTATAATGATTTTATCAAAACTGTTTCTAACCTGTTATATGTAATAGCCATTATTAAAGCTAATTCTACTAAAAAAGGAATCCATATTTTAGACCAAGGTTTTGTTCAGGCACTGTGGTCAATTGAGTATAGTGCCCACCAGCTCATTAAACCACTCGATTTAAAACAATTAATAGAGATGGTTCACTCAAAACCGCTGTTAATAATAGACCTTCACGTCAAACATACAGAAGTTCTTAAAAGACTACACCAAAGAAAAACAAACTATAGTAGACTTGAAAAATACTTTTTGGAAGCGCTACCAAACCACATAAAAATATCAAATGAAATTTTAAACCAATTGAAGCATGATATTTCTATGACAAATATTGATGAGAAAAAATTAAAAATATTATCATTAAGCAATGATAGTAACGAGCAATTGGATATAAACACAATCGTCATTGACCAGTATATTCAAGAGCAATGTCTTAATTCTTTTCGCTCTTATGGCAAATTATAA
- a CDS encoding lipopolysaccharide biosynthesis protein, translated as MDNKELKGKMINATKWATLTEIAAKIVTPITNMILARILAPEAFGVVATITMIISFADMFTDAGFQKYLVQREFKDKEEKLKNTNVAFWTNLGISLFLWGIIIIFSDLIATLVGNPGLGIVVAISCMVLPLTSFSSIQMALYRRSFDFRTLFTVRVGTVCIPFFITIPLALFGLGYWSLIIGMIAGQLFSAIVLTVKSEWKPSLFYKFKILRQMLSFSIWSLIEGVMIWFTIWVDVLIISGALSVYYLGIYKTSIMMVDALFGLIIASTAPVLFSALSRLQHDNEKFNLFFFKIQRYVSLIVFPLGIGVYLYSDLATQIFLGNDWYEASDVIGYWALTSAIMVGVGRYCSEVYRAKGRPKLSILAQVLHLVVLIPVCLISVKYGFWVLVIARSWVRLQGIIVNLFIMKFAIGISIIKILKNVLPSAFFATLMGLLGYLLQQMNEGLIWDFISILLCMIFYFSLNILFRDTRLDLIGLVQQMKKRS; from the coding sequence TTGGATAATAAAGAATTAAAAGGAAAAATGATAAATGCTACTAAATGGGCAACGTTAACTGAGATCGCTGCAAAAATAGTTACTCCTATTACCAATATGATTTTAGCTAGAATCTTAGCTCCCGAGGCGTTTGGAGTTGTTGCGACCATCACAATGATTATTAGCTTTGCAGATATGTTTACAGATGCAGGGTTTCAAAAATACTTGGTTCAACGTGAGTTTAAGGATAAGGAAGAAAAGCTGAAAAATACGAACGTTGCTTTTTGGACAAACCTCGGAATTTCTTTGTTCCTTTGGGGAATAATCATTATATTTAGTGATTTAATTGCTACTTTAGTAGGAAATCCAGGTTTAGGAATCGTTGTTGCGATTTCTTGTATGGTATTACCTTTAACATCCTTTTCAAGTATTCAAATGGCATTATACAGACGAAGTTTTGATTTTCGGACTTTATTTACAGTAAGAGTAGGGACTGTATGTATCCCATTTTTTATTACGATCCCTTTAGCACTATTTGGTTTAGGTTATTGGTCGTTAATTATTGGTATGATTGCAGGACAATTATTTAGTGCAATTGTATTAACTGTAAAATCAGAATGGAAACCATCATTGTTTTATAAATTCAAAATATTAAGACAGATGCTTTCCTTTAGTATATGGTCGTTAATTGAAGGTGTAATGATCTGGTTTACCATTTGGGTAGACGTTCTTATTATTAGTGGTGCCTTAAGTGTCTATTATCTAGGAATATATAAAACATCTATTATGATGGTCGATGCTTTATTCGGGCTTATTATTGCTTCAACTGCACCTGTTTTATTTTCTGCTTTGTCACGTTTACAACATGATAATGAGAAGTTTAATCTTTTCTTCTTTAAAATCCAAAGATACGTTTCCTTGATCGTATTTCCACTGGGCATTGGTGTATACCTATATAGTGATTTAGCGACCCAAATATTTCTAGGGAATGATTGGTATGAAGCTAGCGATGTCATTGGTTATTGGGCGTTGACTAGTGCAATTATGGTAGGTGTCGGGCGATACTGTAGTGAAGTGTATCGAGCTAAAGGTCGCCCTAAATTATCAATATTAGCTCAAGTATTACATTTAGTCGTCTTAATTCCTGTTTGTCTCATCAGCGTTAAGTATGGGTTTTGGGTGTTAGTCATTGCGCGTTCATGGGTTAGGTTGCAGGGTATCATTGTTAATTTATTTATAATGAAGTTTGCAATCGGGATTTCTATAATTAAAATACTTAAAAATGTGCTCCCTTCAGCTTTTTTTGCAACTTTGATGGGTTTATTAGGATATCTTTTACAACAAATGAATGAGGGCCTCATCTGGGATTTTATATCGATTTTATTATGTATGATTTTTTATTTCTCGCTAAATATTCTTTTTCGAGATACACGGTTAGACCTAATCGGTTTAGTTCAACAAATGAAAAAGAGATCATAA
- a CDS encoding glycosyltransferase, with product MKHKIAFFIGTLATGGAERAVSNLTLNLSNEFDNNIILFENKAKVEYPYTGEIIKVRNVKASNVIYKCLALYYRMNIIKKLKKENEIKTMISFLEYPNLINLLTRKYGKTVISVRNHMSTKHQKGLKAFFWKKTIKILYKKADKIVAVSHEIKNDLVTNYGIDADKITIIYNSYPIQKINQLSEEPIEEQYRSIFEHPVIITAGRLNKQKGQCHLIRAFSRVKALNPNAKLVILGEGVLKEELEQLAEDLNIKQDVHFLGFQQNPFKYIHKSQVFVLSSLYEGFPNALAEAMACGIPIISTDCLSGPREILAPTHMGVKNMTYEVDREMFGVLTPVCRSNHLRETDSLLEEELTLANHIHHLLNNEDLRKYYANRSVERISDFNINHIIKEWENMISKFC from the coding sequence ATGAAACATAAAATTGCATTTTTCATAGGAACACTAGCAACAGGTGGAGCTGAAAGAGCGGTATCAAATTTAACATTAAATTTATCAAATGAATTTGATAACAATATAATTTTATTTGAAAATAAAGCAAAAGTTGAATACCCCTATACTGGAGAAATAATTAAAGTGAGAAATGTAAAAGCAAGCAATGTCATTTATAAATGTTTAGCACTTTATTATAGGATGAATATCATTAAGAAGCTAAAGAAAGAAAATGAAATTAAAACAATGATCAGCTTTTTAGAATATCCGAATCTAATCAACTTATTAACTAGAAAATATGGAAAAACGGTTATTTCTGTTAGAAATCATATGTCTACGAAACATCAAAAGGGGCTTAAAGCTTTTTTTTGGAAAAAGACTATCAAAATCTTGTATAAAAAAGCTGATAAAATTGTGGCAGTTTCACACGAAATTAAAAATGATTTAGTTACGAATTATGGCATTGATGCAGATAAAATAACAATTATTTATAACTCATACCCAATTCAAAAAATTAATCAATTATCAGAAGAACCCATTGAAGAGCAGTATAGAAGTATATTTGAACATCCAGTAATTATTACAGCTGGAAGATTAAATAAACAAAAGGGGCAGTGTCATCTCATTAGAGCATTTAGTAGAGTGAAAGCATTAAATCCAAATGCGAAACTAGTTATTCTGGGGGAAGGTGTATTAAAGGAAGAACTAGAACAATTGGCCGAGGATTTAAATATTAAACAAGATGTCCATTTTCTGGGTTTTCAGCAAAACCCATTTAAATATATTCATAAGTCACAAGTGTTTGTTCTTTCATCTTTATATGAAGGTTTTCCGAATGCATTAGCAGAAGCGATGGCTTGCGGTATACCTATCATTTCAACAGACTGTTTATCTGGTCCAAGAGAAATACTAGCACCAACTCATATGGGTGTTAAGAATATGACATATGAAGTTGATAGAGAGATGTTCGGAGTGTTAACACCAGTTTGTAGAAGTAATCATTTAAGGGAAACAGACAGCTTACTAGAAGAAGAATTAACGTTAGCTAATCACATTCATCACTTATTAAATAATGAAGATTTGAGGAAATATTATGCTAATAGAAGTGTTGAAAGGATAAGTGATTTTAATATAAATCATATTATTAAAGAATGGGAAAACATGATTTCTAAATTCTGTTAA
- a CDS encoding O-antigen ligase family protein, translating to MVMISINDTKPAVALLFGYVMYFTLKPFYLFSSGSLQIADFILLATFGILLIGLNGKFLAPEPVMLILKVALFFCLYVVFINVIWGIINQEWSAYFKNSLFYIFNFFAMLMVVGLYKVYDVAFLRASALAVQLSIITQFLLFIIYGGFSSSRMVLFFNNPNQLGYYAILIAALLLALKAYVIYKPLYFISLFSSLVICLISLSKAAMLAYLLIFIPTLVKRFSMKNGKWIKTLFILLLIIIPIGVVFQDEIVNNPLTTNVVERINKIGQDKDDSLGGRGYDRIFNHINYLIFGAGEGLYDRFESQINKEIHSTIGNLVFSYGIVGLFIFIFIIFYIEKVEGFKNISSIIGLMFYGLFHNGIRNTMLWIFLMILLIIAVDLKRSKMNNVALK from the coding sequence ATGGTTATGATAAGTATTAATGATACTAAGCCTGCTGTGGCTTTATTATTTGGCTATGTGATGTATTTTACCTTGAAACCCTTTTACCTTTTTAGTAGTGGATCTTTACAAATCGCCGATTTTATTTTGTTGGCCACCTTCGGGATACTTCTTATTGGTCTAAATGGAAAGTTTCTCGCTCCTGAACCCGTTATGTTAATTTTGAAAGTTGCGCTGTTTTTTTGTTTGTATGTAGTTTTTATCAATGTTATTTGGGGAATCATCAATCAAGAATGGAGTGCTTACTTTAAAAACTCGTTGTTTTATATATTTAATTTTTTTGCGATGTTAATGGTAGTAGGATTATATAAAGTATACGATGTAGCCTTTTTGAGAGCATCAGCTTTAGCCGTCCAATTATCCATCATTACTCAATTTTTGCTATTCATCATATATGGTGGTTTTTCCTCTTCAAGAATGGTGTTGTTTTTTAATAACCCTAATCAGTTAGGTTATTATGCAATCCTAATCGCAGCCCTACTCCTTGCTTTAAAAGCTTACGTTATATATAAACCTTTGTATTTCATATCTTTATTTTCTAGTTTAGTCATATGTTTAATATCTTTGTCAAAAGCTGCAATGCTAGCATATCTACTCATTTTTATTCCAACACTTGTCAAACGATTTTCTATGAAGAACGGTAAATGGATCAAAACACTTTTTATTCTACTATTAATTATTATTCCAATTGGAGTTGTTTTTCAGGATGAAATTGTAAACAATCCATTAACGACTAATGTAGTTGAAAGAATTAATAAAATTGGACAAGATAAAGATGATTCATTAGGTGGGCGAGGGTACGATAGGATTTTTAACCATATCAATTATTTAATATTTGGAGCTGGAGAGGGATTATACGATCGTTTTGAAAGTCAAATTAATAAGGAAATCCATTCAACGATTGGGAACCTTGTTTTTTCATATGGAATAGTAGGTCTATTTATCTTTATATTTATTATTTTTTATATAGAAAAGGTAGAGGGATTTAAAAATATCAGTTCAATTATTGGCTTAATGTTTTATGGTCTGTTTCATAATGGTATTAGGAATACGATGCTATGGATATTTCTAATGATTTTATTAATTATTGCTGTAGATTTAAAAAGAAGCAAAATGAATAATGTAGCCCTCAAGTAA
- a CDS encoding glycosyltransferase family A protein — translation MSCYNAAEIIGRTIESISSQQFQDYELIIVDDYSTDNTVEAIEEKITLDPRMTLIKNTENIGLTKSLIKAVRLSHGEYIARIDAGDLMHPERLRKQKEILDEHDKVGLVTSYCNIIKMKDGIMIEQYNKVLEAENIKKSMALGNRIEHCTTMFRRSIYDEVGGYNKKYYTSQDYDLWVKMLHTSSLYVIPETLSTSVYDISNSITYNKNKVQLRNGIKIRVNAMKNNYLPKKACMSGIIKALLMYILPGKVNTMLRNYFSPVKSRSLE, via the coding sequence ATGAGTTGTTATAATGCTGCTGAAATAATTGGGAGAACGATAGAATCAATTTCATCCCAACAATTTCAAGACTATGAACTTATTATTGTTGATGATTATTCAACCGACAATACAGTAGAAGCAATAGAAGAAAAAATCACATTAGATCCTCGAATGACTTTAATAAAAAATACAGAGAATATAGGTTTGACAAAATCACTTATAAAAGCAGTTCGTTTATCACACGGGGAATATATTGCGAGAATTGATGCTGGAGATTTAATGCACCCTGAACGACTTAGAAAACAAAAAGAAATTTTGGATGAACATGATAAGGTTGGCTTAGTTACTTCATATTGTAACATTATTAAAATGAAAGATGGCATAATGATAGAACAGTACAACAAAGTACTAGAAGCTGAAAATATTAAGAAATCAATGGCTTTAGGTAATAGAATTGAGCATTGTACTACTATGTTTAGAAGATCTATATATGATGAAGTTGGTGGGTATAACAAAAAATATTATACTTCTCAAGATTACGATTTGTGGGTAAAAATGCTCCATACTTCTAGTTTATATGTTATTCCAGAGACATTATCAACAAGTGTTTATGATATTAGTAATTCTATTACCTACAATAAAAATAAAGTTCAATTAAGGAATGGAATAAAAATTAGAGTAAATGCAATGAAAAATAACTACCTTCCTAAAAAGGCATGTATGTCAGGTATTATTAAAGCACTGCTGATGTATATCTTACCTGGTAAGGTGAATACCATGCTAAGAAATTATTTTAGCCCTGTAAAATCAAGGAGCTTGGAGTAA